A portion of the Desulfobacterales bacterium genome contains these proteins:
- a CDS encoding tetratricopeptide repeat protein: MYDELFTKTNKPDYLFKKAECLRNVNFYKEDAKEIFRNLLKRKDISDEIKDKINKYLGYRQEVYEPSFNSPNFVSSVEEAFSALSDYFNAKLHPITGNIELDSRIIFLQNNVRFKKYLSDSDTMLNTIDMVASKAKNYPNAIAITNNMKQEILTWQQLQKNVKSDKDFLNKQINSLLNNDKSVRKEKPSLPDKFQEIIDFELKNRESLLTDSIKKRFIDSEKNLIEFLKKVISENPNDISFLWDLVCGNIEDALKLSIGNLNQSKFKIPALYLASKLSEEKNKPEINLSFHQLLLDELNKNFSSIDFSSQDNIDEMPRYIFYPTPDISSQTHINPIKTELNELLNFLHEYAVRPKNDALQELTPLRLMLFNLLPPEKAKIHEEWLDTKCSFIMPKEKMASISSSLIESKDKTKLQDISTKIQNFNGKMTASDTALFQRESQIIPIVKYILGEIKDLPLPPIENQDKMKEEIEKEIESYKDEAKRDEFLSSALKSVMDNDTITSLKNDLDNKIKKWNDKKQRDNFLSDLKKDKNFLPIFDETSSNDWITLGNKYASINKSVAINCYNVSLSINKNDNIAWYNLGNRYSEIGRKDLATVYYHISLSFNKNNDYAWCNLGNRYKEIDLATVCYYISLAINKNNNIAWNSLGKGYSEIGRKDLSIVCYYISLAINKNCDTAWNNLGNRYSEIGRKDLSIVCYYISLAINKNYDTAWNNLGNRYSKIGRKDLSIVCYYISLAINKNYDVAWNNLGNRYYKIGRKDLAIATYQTALTIDPKNESYWNGLVSNFYERRVYRRRRFS; encoded by the coding sequence GTGTACGATGAGCTTTTCACAAAAACTAATAAGCCAGATTATCTTTTCAAAAAGGCAGAATGTTTAAGAAACGTAAATTTTTATAAAGAAGACGCAAAGGAAATTTTTCGAAATCTATTAAAACGAAAAGATATCTCTGATGAAATTAAAGATAAAATTAATAAATACCTTGGTTATAGGCAAGAAGTTTATGAACCTTCATTTAATTCGCCTAATTTCGTTTCCAGCGTAGAAGAGGCCTTTTCAGCCTTAAGCGACTATTTTAATGCCAAACTACATCCTATTACCGGAAATATAGAATTAGACAGCCGTATTATCTTTTTACAAAATAATGTAAGATTCAAAAAATATCTTTCCGACTCAGATACGATGCTTAATACTATAGACATGGTAGCAAGCAAAGCCAAAAATTATCCGAATGCCATTGCGATTACAAATAATATGAAACAGGAAATACTGACTTGGCAACAATTACAAAAAAATGTTAAATCTGATAAAGATTTTTTGAATAAACAAATTAATTCACTTCTAAACAATGATAAATCTGTAAGAAAAGAAAAACCGTCTTTACCTGATAAATTTCAAGAAATTATAGATTTTGAACTCAAGAATAGAGAAAGTCTCCTTACTGACTCTATCAAAAAACGTTTTATTGATAGCGAAAAGAACTTAATAGAATTCCTAAAAAAAGTTATATCTGAAAACCCTAATGACATCAGCTTCCTGTGGGATTTAGTATGTGGAAATATAGAGGATGCTCTAAAATTATCGATCGGTAATTTAAATCAATCTAAGTTTAAAATTCCTGCATTATACCTTGCATCAAAACTATCTGAAGAAAAAAATAAACCAGAAATTAATCTGTCTTTCCATCAACTCTTATTAGACGAACTAAATAAAAATTTTTCTTCTATTGATTTTTCTTCTCAGGACAATATAGATGAAATGCCTCGATATATTTTTTATCCCACTCCAGACATATCCTCGCAGACACATATAAATCCGATTAAAACCGAATTAAACGAACTTTTAAATTTTCTGCATGAATATGCGGTAAGACCTAAAAATGATGCATTGCAAGAATTAACTCCGTTGAGGCTTATGTTATTCAATCTTCTGCCGCCAGAAAAAGCTAAAATTCATGAAGAATGGTTAGATACTAAATGCTCCTTTATTATGCCAAAAGAAAAGATGGCGTCCATATCATCATCTCTCATTGAAAGTAAAGACAAAACAAAATTGCAGGATATTTCGACAAAAATTCAAAATTTTAATGGTAAAATGACTGCATCGGATACAGCTTTATTTCAAAGAGAATCCCAAATTATTCCGATAGTCAAATATATTCTCGGAGAGATTAAAGATTTGCCTCTTCCTCCAATAGAAAATCAAGATAAGATGAAAGAGGAGATAGAAAAAGAGATTGAAAGCTATAAAGACGAAGCCAAAAGAGATGAATTTTTATCTTCTGCCTTAAAAAGTGTTATGGATAACGATACTATAACCAGCCTAAAAAATGATTTAGATAATAAAATAAAGAAGTGGAACGATAAAAAACAAAGAGATAATTTTTTATCAGATTTAAAAAAGGATAAAAACTTCTTACCAATATTTGATGAAACTTCTTCAAATGATTGGATTACGTTAGGAAATAAATATGCCTCAATAAATAAAAGTGTAGCTATTAATTGTTATAACGTCTCTCTCTCTATTAATAAAAATGATAATATTGCGTGGTACAATTTGGGGAATAGATACTCAGAAATAGGCCGAAAAGATTTGGCGACTGTTTACTATCACATATCACTGTCTTTTAATAAAAATAATGATTACGCGTGGTGCAATTTGGGGAATAGATACAAAGAAATAGATTTGGCGACTGTTTGCTATTATATCTCTTTGGCTATTAATAAAAATAATAATATCGCTTGGAACAGTTTGGGGAAGGGATATTCAGAAATAGGCCGAAAAGATTTGTCAATTGTTTGCTATTATATCTCTTTGGCTATTAATAAAAATTGTGATACCGCTTGGAACAATTTGGGAAATAGATACTCAGAAATAGGCCGAAAAGATTTGTCAATTGTTTGCTATTATATCTCTTTGGCTATTAATAAAAATTATGATACCGCTTGGAACAATTTGGGAAATAGATACTCAAAAATAGGCCGAAAGGATTTGTCAATTGTTTGCTATTATATCTCTTTGGCTATTAATAAAAATTATGATGTCGCTTGGAACAATTTGGGGAATAGATACTACAAAATAGGTCGAAAGGATTTAGCTATTGCTACATATCAAACAGCGCTTACGATTGATCCAAAAAATGAATCATATTGGAATGGACTTGTAAGCAACTTCTATGAGCGACGAGTTTATAGGAGAAGAAGATTTTCTTAA
- a CDS encoding type II toxin-antitoxin system PrlF family antitoxin, with product MMSNLSLYSDSKLTNRYQTTIPEMVRKALRLEKNDKIRYTINPNGSVVISRAEQEQENDPILAQFLTFLANDIAQNAKNVTSISSDLVDKILPLISDVEIDLNKALSDEDD from the coding sequence ATTATGTCTAATTTATCTTTATATAGTGATTCCAAGTTGACTAATCGTTATCAAACAACGATACCGGAAATGGTAAGGAAAGCTCTTCGTTTAGAAAAAAACGATAAAATACGCTATACTATAAATCCAAATGGAAGCGTTGTAATATCTCGTGCGGAACAGGAACAGGAAAATGATCCTATATTAGCACAGTTTTTAACGTTTTTAGCTAATGACATAGCTCAAAACGCTAAGAATGTAACTTCTATCAGTTCCGACTTAGTAGATAAAATTCTTCCCCTTATATCTGATGTTGAAATTGATTTAAATAAAGCTCTTTCAGATGAGGATGATTAA
- a CDS encoding HAD-IA family hydrolase gives MNSKKIDNNSAHSLAYIEKFKKIFIDLKDWYSQNPIDKFIESLSSLSTRSELENFLSQNAPWINSFKEAFLPYPIILENIPKNLGVLVVGYDEGYCKKIEDSLNNASNKMWRIDKAKSLKDFKDKLNAYLKAEGLFSPIDVILLDIDITKEDILILKYIREEKKLSIPVIILTNHYGNPLEIIDCLENGANFYAAKTEIDNLPSYIVKVISSSLPRMDLRSESADFFDETDIFLLRHLCYANSDIRLDHIFTNKEDSKKIFNLSRWNVYKGSYHQELPIIVKIAPAESLKNEYINYQNFVERYVSYFGAKIERFLIYKERSIIAYTNVRMFKENLNNSAIHEVYDILNRYDSKEIPFFIETLKEVISSDIGAAWYRQAKLPFPSKNRFVDHYAYKMPDIIVLTMKKEDVIAKKIENEFDLFNIQPGQTIALTGEIYSNKKKMFLSCFGSQLKISLDGTFSSLKNGERITIEGEVLKNLASILKEEWTQVCKDYDTSPKQFASVTQMNPFDYIYKVLLNPLYGKISIIHGDFHMNNFLLDLKRKRGWLIDFGSTGIGHVCFDFVRLETDIRTRLLAGLFKNEKSKWFMNMLMFELSLPPFSFPMLIDDRNLYDKLCMIKEVIKTIRFMAHQYFNDADDWREYFQSLFCYALNTFKFKKERKQFYPCSRLFPMACAIVSQMYLTQSEKGFYSPIKLVIFDVWGTLLVGKGNLLIKYLQNTYPFIQLTQLNDLKTELLSKDLSVEECVKRIQDIIHFSKRENDSPCEFTRDTYHLLEEQITIQLRPGVKDIIEKLHRSGIQLGIISNDSAFGYKKLMKKLRSEGIWDIFAQKLFSFKEQILKPNPRLFQVMLDTIGVKPHESVMVGDNYSNDIIPAQKLGIHTFHIQEQGRINRIWDLLLQYNKMILESRIYQPINIIDADEVEFKFEFNETNQKQIVQIYHNFLSYLEGSEFHSCESTPTIKQQLDTYLDDDEFTFYKNKVILRIREAEGQIKVTLKTLSSANNLISADGLYLRVEEETTITEAQKLLLFSGQSIEIHPYQKVKDLFPNCGFLTPKLKVDNNRQVFYDENKRIKICLDTFNYVVNEKNYGPFYEIEIENKEAEIEELNKLGKYLKEKLKLVPSAKNKYERGVDKILKPISYDFAVISCSMDLI, from the coding sequence ATGAACAGTAAAAAGATAGATAACAATAGCGCTCATTCTTTGGCATATATAGAAAAATTCAAAAAAATCTTCATTGACTTGAAAGATTGGTATTCTCAAAACCCTATTGACAAGTTTATTGAGTCTCTATCATCTCTTAGCACAAGGTCTGAACTCGAAAATTTTTTATCACAAAATGCCCCTTGGATTAATAGTTTCAAAGAAGCTTTTTTACCCTATCCAATTATATTAGAAAATATCCCAAAAAATTTAGGAGTTCTTGTAGTTGGTTATGATGAAGGATACTGTAAGAAAATCGAGGATTCCCTTAATAACGCTTCAAATAAAATGTGGCGTATTGATAAAGCAAAATCTTTAAAAGACTTTAAAGATAAACTTAACGCATATTTAAAAGCTGAAGGTTTGTTTTCCCCTATAGATGTTATTCTTCTGGATATTGATATTACAAAAGAAGACATACTGATTTTGAAATATATCAGAGAAGAAAAAAAATTGAGTATTCCAGTAATCATTTTAACCAACCATTATGGCAATCCGCTTGAAATTATTGATTGTCTTGAAAATGGAGCAAATTTTTATGCTGCAAAGACTGAGATTGATAATTTGCCGTCTTATATTGTCAAAGTTATTTCATCTTCTTTACCCAGAATGGATTTAAGGTCAGAAAGCGCAGATTTTTTCGATGAAACAGATATATTCTTGTTGCGCCATTTATGTTATGCCAATTCAGATATCCGTCTTGATCATATTTTTACGAATAAGGAAGATTCAAAGAAAATTTTTAACCTTTCGAGATGGAATGTATATAAAGGAAGTTATCATCAGGAACTCCCTATTATTGTAAAAATTGCCCCTGCTGAATCTCTAAAAAACGAATATATCAATTATCAAAACTTTGTTGAACGTTATGTGTCATACTTTGGAGCAAAAATTGAGAGATTTCTTATTTACAAAGAGCGCTCTATTATAGCTTATACCAATGTAAGAATGTTTAAAGAAAATTTAAATAATTCTGCAATCCATGAGGTATATGACATACTTAATAGATATGATTCAAAAGAAATCCCATTTTTTATTGAAACATTAAAGGAAGTAATATCTTCTGATATTGGTGCGGCTTGGTATCGCCAAGCAAAACTTCCGTTTCCTTCAAAAAACCGTTTTGTTGATCATTATGCCTATAAAATGCCAGATATTATAGTCCTTACAATGAAAAAGGAAGATGTTATAGCAAAAAAAATTGAAAACGAATTTGACCTGTTTAATATTCAACCCGGACAAACAATTGCTTTAACAGGGGAGATATATTCCAACAAAAAAAAGATGTTTTTATCTTGCTTTGGCTCACAGTTAAAAATATCTCTTGATGGGACTTTTTCAAGTCTTAAAAACGGAGAAAGAATTACCATTGAAGGAGAAGTGTTAAAAAACCTTGCTTCTATTTTAAAAGAAGAATGGACTCAGGTTTGTAAAGACTACGATACATCTCCCAAGCAATTTGCCTCTGTTACTCAAATGAACCCATTTGACTATATCTATAAAGTTTTACTAAATCCGCTTTATGGAAAAATTTCTATTATTCATGGTGATTTTCATATGAATAATTTTTTATTAGACCTCAAGCGGAAAAGGGGATGGTTGATTGATTTTGGCTCTACAGGTATTGGACATGTCTGTTTTGATTTTGTAAGGTTAGAAACAGATATTAGAACACGTCTTTTGGCGGGATTATTTAAAAATGAAAAATCAAAATGGTTTATGAATATGCTCATGTTTGAGTTGAGTTTACCGCCGTTTTCATTTCCAATGTTGATAGATGATAGAAATTTATATGATAAATTATGCATGATTAAAGAAGTAATCAAAACCATTAGATTTATGGCTCATCAATATTTCAATGATGCAGACGATTGGCGGGAGTATTTTCAATCGTTATTTTGTTATGCGTTGAATACATTTAAATTTAAAAAAGAAAGAAAGCAGTTTTATCCTTGCAGCCGATTGTTTCCTATGGCTTGCGCTATTGTTTCGCAGATGTATTTAACCCAGTCTGAAAAAGGTTTCTACAGCCCTATTAAACTTGTCATTTTTGATGTATGGGGCACTCTTCTTGTTGGAAAAGGCAACTTATTGATAAAATATCTTCAAAACACTTATCCTTTTATCCAGCTTACCCAGCTTAATGATTTAAAAACTGAGCTTTTATCTAAAGACCTATCTGTAGAAGAATGTGTAAAACGAATACAGGATATCATCCATTTTAGCAAAAGAGAAAATGACTCGCCATGTGAATTCACACGAGATACATATCATTTATTAGAAGAGCAAATCACCATTCAACTTAGACCGGGTGTCAAAGACATTATTGAAAAATTGCATAGAAGCGGGATTCAGTTAGGCATTATTTCAAATGACAGCGCATTTGGCTATAAAAAGCTGATGAAAAAATTACGGAGTGAGGGCATTTGGGATATTTTTGCACAAAAATTATTTTCTTTTAAGGAGCAGATTCTTAAACCTAATCCCAGACTATTTCAGGTTATGCTTGATACTATTGGAGTAAAGCCTCATGAATCTGTTATGGTTGGAGATAACTATTCAAATGATATTATTCCAGCTCAAAAATTGGGAATACATACCTTTCATATCCAAGAGCAAGGAAGAATAAATAGAATATGGGATTTATTGCTACAGTATAACAAAATGATATTGGAATCACGGATATATCAACCTATTAACATAATAGATGCAGATGAGGTTGAATTTAAATTTGAATTCAACGAAACCAACCAAAAACAGATAGTTCAAATTTATCACAATTTTTTAAGTTATTTAGAAGGTAGTGAATTTCATTCATGCGAATCTACACCTACAATAAAACAACAATTAGATACCTATCTGGATGATGATGAATTTACTTTTTATAAAAATAAAGTGATATTAAGAATTCGTGAGGCAGAAGGACAAATTAAAGTTACTTTAAAAACACTTTCTTCAGCTAATAATTTAATCTCTGCAGATGGATTATATCTTAGAGTTGAAGAAGAAACGACGATTACAGAAGCACAAAAACTTTTATTATTTAGTGGTCAATCAATAGAAATTCATCCCTATCAAAAAGTTAAGGATTTATTTCCTAATTGCGGGTTTCTTACACCTAAATTGAAGGTTGATAATAATCGTCAGGTTTTTTATGATGAAAATAAGCGGATTAAAATATGCTTGGATACTTTTAACTATGTGGTTAATGAAAAAAACTATGGACCATTTTACGAGATAGAAATTGAGAATAAAGAAGCTGAAATTGAAGAATTAAATAAACTTGGAAAATATTTAAAAGAAAAATTAAAACTTGTGCCTTCAGCAAAAAATAAATATGAAAGAG
- a CDS encoding type II toxin-antitoxin system YhaV family toxin, with amino-acid sequence MNVTKPLVINGWNIFGHSLFLDQLESLIKEVELLSQKDINFKKKNVTKRLAAIFKLAFEIIPQDPTLPEYRQGITLGDTYKHWFRAKFFQQYRLFFRYHSASKVIVYTWVNDDSNKRAYNSKTDAYLTFKKMLNNGYPPNNWEQLIKEAKLETNRLNKIVSNLDKIKP; translated from the coding sequence ATTAATGTGACAAAACCTTTAGTTATAAACGGATGGAATATATTTGGTCACTCTTTATTTTTAGACCAACTTGAAAGTTTAATAAAAGAAGTTGAATTACTAAGTCAAAAGGATATCAATTTTAAAAAAAAGAACGTAACAAAACGTCTTGCGGCAATTTTCAAATTAGCATTTGAAATTATACCGCAAGATCCTACTCTTCCGGAGTATCGTCAAGGAATAACTCTCGGGGATACATATAAACATTGGTTTAGAGCGAAATTTTTTCAACAATATCGGCTCTTTTTTAGATATCACTCGGCAAGCAAAGTAATTGTTTACACTTGGGTTAATGACGATAGTAATAAGCGAGCATATAACAGTAAAACAGACGCTTATCTTACATTTAAAAAAATGTTGAATAATGGATATCCACCTAATAATTGGGAGCAGTTAATCAAAGAAGCTAAATTAGAAACAAATCGTCTTAATAAAATTGTTTCTAATTTAGATAAAATAAAGCCATGA
- a CDS encoding cyclic nucleotide-binding domain-containing protein — MEIQEINIQVINAMNCKLYKNYDVISVKDHVIYPPQNKPICRSIARIILDYLKCYKDEEDVIFPIPYCDEESNCNGRLTIKISREFIVDETYKTKKYDKENDIVEKLSNVSFLKMLDKENIRQLIDSLKLIEIDQDRLIIKKGEWGKGLFIILSGKVNILGYENNILYSLKEGDVFGELSLITDSKTCADVIALQNSKLLYLDKFNFNKILNEFPYVQRYFITLLSKKVKDTTSLWEQLVHYDISGKIDEYIISEVISMLNQNQRTGELKLINLSNGTAFIHFKDGEIVNAKYNNKNDTDAVFDILLEEKGRFEFINVLPKRFNNAKQIAGVEYILVEASRRKDEQTS, encoded by the coding sequence ATGGAAATTCAAGAAATTAATATTCAAGTTATTAATGCAATGAATTGCAAACTTTATAAAAATTATGACGTCATTAGTGTAAAAGACCATGTTATTTATCCTCCTCAAAATAAGCCTATATGTCGAAGTATCGCACGAATTATTTTGGATTACCTAAAGTGTTATAAAGACGAAGAAGATGTTATCTTTCCTATTCCTTACTGCGATGAAGAATCTAATTGTAACGGAAGACTGACTATTAAAATCTCACGGGAATTTATAGTAGATGAAACTTATAAAACAAAAAAATATGATAAAGAAAACGATATAGTCGAAAAACTTAGTAATGTTTCTTTTTTAAAGATGCTTGATAAAGAAAATATAAGACAACTCATTGATTCGTTAAAATTAATAGAAATTGATCAAGATAGATTGATTATAAAAAAAGGAGAATGGGGGAAAGGCTTGTTTATAATATTATCTGGGAAAGTTAATATTTTAGGCTATGAAAATAATATACTATATTCGTTAAAAGAAGGAGATGTATTTGGAGAACTTAGTTTAATCACTGATAGTAAAACATGTGCAGACGTTATTGCTCTGCAGAATTCAAAACTCCTGTATCTTGATAAATTCAACTTTAATAAAATTTTAAACGAATTCCCTTATGTTCAGAGATATTTTATAACTTTATTAAGTAAAAAAGTTAAAGATACTACATCTTTATGGGAACAGCTTGTTCATTATGACATTTCCGGCAAAATTGATGAATACATTATTTCAGAAGTTATCTCTATGCTGAATCAAAACCAAAGGACAGGAGAACTAAAATTGATAAATCTGTCTAATGGAACTGCTTTTATTCATTTTAAAGACGGTGAGATAGTTAATGCTAAATATAACAATAAAAATGACACAGATGCTGTTTTTGATATCTTATTAGAAGAAAAAGGAAGATTTGAGTTTATCAATGTCCTCCCTAAGCGATTCAATAATGCAAAACAAATAGCTGGTGTCGAGTATATCCTAGTAGAAGCTTCAAGAAGAAAAGACGAACAAACAAGTTGA
- a CDS encoding AAA family ATPase, producing MIKFPYGVSDFYSIITENYFYVDRTEYISGIENMGKNLLFLRPRRFGKSLWLNILANYYDVAKEKDFEKLFGSLAIGKNPTPFHNKYFILKWDFSCVATYGTAKDIEQSLFDLLNSTINSFNNDYSELLPKQVTIDQENPLTSFKDLLSIIRQTPYRLYLLIDEYDNFANEVLASSGEDKYWEIVGSNSLLKYIFREVKSATGGMGLDRVFATGVTPVVMSDVTSGANIFTDISLDFEFAKLCGFTEIEVKEVLSVICQKCQIYEQGFNEALNLIRTWYNGYKFHLEQDEKIYNPTLCLYFLRNFQRYCKYPTPILDSNLAPDEDKLDYIENIPGGEQLILDLIQGDERVSVAQIADKFGLRVMLNQSMQDRIFLISFLYYSGVLIIGKQDERGEIELTIPNLVIRKLYVEQAANNFLPNASARNNAVDVAKKLYQEGDINELCIFVEKCIFPIYSNRDLRHANELTVKTLFLILLFNDTFYLMMSEHESHKGYSDLAMVVRPDCRKFKILDVVIEFKYISLKDLDMAGENLRQIPEKELRELEIVKQKLSDAKKQAIRYANDLSRELTIIAPTFSPHKWSVVSLGLERIIWEKIE from the coding sequence ATGATAAAATTTCCTTATGGAGTAAGTGATTTTTATAGCATTATTACAGAAAACTATTTTTATGTTGATAGAACAGAATATATTAGCGGCATTGAAAATATGGGTAAAAATCTTCTGTTTTTACGACCAAGAAGGTTTGGCAAAAGCTTATGGTTAAACATTCTTGCCAATTATTACGATGTAGCCAAAGAAAAAGATTTTGAAAAATTATTTGGGAGTTTGGCTATAGGTAAAAATCCAACGCCGTTTCACAATAAATATTTTATCCTTAAATGGGATTTTTCATGTGTTGCGACTTATGGGACAGCCAAAGATATTGAACAATCTCTTTTTGATTTATTAAACAGCACAATTAACAGTTTTAATAATGATTATTCCGAGCTTCTTCCTAAACAAGTAACCATCGATCAAGAAAATCCACTTACATCTTTTAAAGATTTGTTATCAATTATCCGGCAAACGCCATATCGCTTATATCTTTTAATTGACGAATACGACAACTTTGCCAATGAAGTTTTAGCATCATCAGGAGAGGATAAATATTGGGAGATAGTCGGGTCAAACAGTTTATTGAAATATATTTTCAGAGAAGTTAAATCTGCAACCGGAGGAATGGGGCTTGACCGAGTATTTGCAACAGGTGTAACTCCTGTTGTTATGAGTGATGTTACAAGTGGAGCCAATATTTTTACGGATATATCTCTTGATTTTGAATTTGCTAAATTATGTGGTTTTACAGAAATTGAAGTTAAGGAAGTGTTATCAGTTATATGCCAAAAATGCCAAATTTATGAGCAAGGTTTTAATGAAGCCTTAAATTTAATCAGAACATGGTATAATGGCTATAAATTCCATTTGGAACAGGACGAAAAAATTTATAATCCAACCTTATGTCTTTATTTTTTACGCAATTTCCAAAGATATTGCAAATACCCTACGCCTATTCTTGATTCAAATTTAGCACCAGATGAAGACAAACTTGATTACATAGAAAATATTCCTGGAGGAGAACAACTTATTTTAGATTTAATTCAAGGGGATGAACGAGTATCAGTCGCTCAAATAGCTGATAAATTCGGGTTAAGAGTCATGCTAAACCAAAGTATGCAAGACAGAATTTTTCTTATTTCTTTTCTTTATTATTCAGGAGTATTAATTATAGGCAAACAAGATGAAAGAGGAGAGATAGAACTTACGATTCCAAATCTGGTTATCAGAAAACTTTATGTAGAACAAGCGGCAAACAATTTTTTACCAAACGCTTCAGCAAGAAATAATGCAGTTGATGTCGCTAAAAAGCTTTATCAAGAAGGTGATATAAATGAATTATGTATTTTCGTAGAAAAATGTATATTTCCTATTTACAGCAATAGGGATTTACGCCACGCAAATGAACTAACGGTTAAAACTTTATTTTTAATTCTTTTATTTAACGATACTTTTTATCTGATGATGTCCGAGCATGAGAGTCATAAAGGATATTCAGACCTTGCAATGGTAGTTCGTCCGGATTGCCGGAAGTTTAAAATTTTAGACGTTGTAATTGAGTTTAAATATATTTCATTAAAAGATTTGGACATGGCAGGAGAAAATCTCAGGCAAATACCTGAAAAAGAATTACGAGAGCTTGAAATAGTTAAACAAAAATTAAGTGATGCTAAAAAACAGGCTATACGATATGCAAATGATTTATCAAGAGAGCTAACCATAATTGCTCCTACATTTTCACCTCATAAATGGAGTGTTGTATCACTTGGGCTTGAACGGATTATTTGGGAAAAAATAGAGTAA